Within the Stenotrophomonas maltophilia genome, the region TTGGCCGACTCGGCGCTCTGCGCCGCACCCTGCACCTTCACATCAAGCTGGTCGAGCCGCGAGTTGATCGTTGCGAAATCGTCCTTGTAGGTGGCGCAGGCCCCAAGGCCTACGGTGGCGACAATCGCCACACCGAGCGTACGTGCCATCATCAGGTGCTGCTTGGTAAGAATCATTCCACTCCCTCCTTCGTCTGGGGTGTCTGGAATATAGCGGCGTTTCGGCACACTCTCCGATTGGCTTTCAGCTGCAGGTGGAAGACGTGGACGTCGCGTGAAGACCCCGTCTCAACCGCGTCGCCAAGCCAATCCGGCGGCAATCGCCAAGGATGCCGCGATCACCAGCGAGGCCACCACGAACGCGGTGCGCACCTCCGCGGGCGTTGCCGTGTCAGGCGCGACGGCGAAGAACACACCGCCCACCAACGCCACCGACAGCGCCGCACTGATCTGCAGTGTCGCACTCACGATGCCTGCGGCCAGCCCGGCGTGGCGGGCATCCACATGGTCCACGCTCTGCTTCACCAGCGCCGGAAGCGCAATGCCCTGTCCTGCGCCGATCAGAAACAGCGGAAGCGGCAGCCACGACGGCATGTCCAGCAGCGCGAGCGTTGCGACCGCCAGCAGGCCCGCAACCTCCATCACCATCCCATGCGATGCACCCTGTGCGGCCAGCCGCCGGAACGCCGAACCACACAGCGGCCCGAGAAGGAAACCCAGCCCCAACGGCAGGATCGCCAACCCCGCCGACGCGCTGCTGCGCCCCAGCGCGGACTGCTGATACACCGCGAAGACGAGAAAGAACGCAGCCAGCGCGTAGAAGAAGAATGTCGCTGACAGACTGCGCCTCAACCCGCGTATCTGCAGCAGCGATGGCAATACCAGCGGCATCTGCCCACGCCCCACGCATCGCTGCTCATGCCTCCAGAACAACAGCAGCAGGGGGCCGCTTGCCAGCAGCAGTCCTACGCACCACCACGGCCACTGGCGCTGGCGGCCCTCGATGATCGGTACCACCAGCGCCAGCAACGACGCCGCCAGCGCCACCGCTCCGACAGCGTCCAGCCGTGCTCCCTGGCGGGCGTGCGACTCACGCAGCAGCACGAATGCAGCCGGCACCGCGGCTGCGATGATGGGAAGATTGATGAGGAACACGCTCCTCCACCCTGTTCCCCACAGATCGGCTGTGACCAATACACCCCCGAGCAGTTGCCCGCCCACCGACGCGAGGCCGAAGGTGGCGCCATACAGGCCAAGCGCACGGCGCTTCTCGCTGTCCGGGAACAGGGCATGGATCGATGCCAATGACTGCGGGGCCATCAGCGCGGCCGACATCCCCTGCAGCAGCCGTCCGGCCACCAGCACTTCAGCCGCAGGCGCCAGGCCGCACAGCGCCGATGCCAGGCCAAACCCCAGCATGCCTGCGATGAACACCCGTTTCCTGCCGTAGATGTCGCCCAGCCGGCCTCCCAGGATCAGGGTCACCGCGTAGGCCGTGGCGTAGACCGAGATGACCAGCTGCGAGACATCCGGGGGCGCGTGCAGATCGACACGGATGGCCGGCAACGCGACATTGACGATGAAGAAGTCGAGCGGCGGCAGCAGCGTGCCTGTCAGCAGTACAGCCAATGCCATCCAACGGCGCGGATAGGGCGACACGGGGCCCGCAGCGTCAGCCGGTAGATTCATGTCGTCCCCCACTCAGCGCATGCCGCCTGAGGCAAGCAGGGTGTCGCCGCTCATCCATCGCGCATCATCGGAGGCGAGAAACGCAACGATCGGCGCCACGTCCAGTACCTGGCCTGTCCGGCCCAGTGGTGTCTGCGCCAGATTCCAGGCCTGGAACCCGGAATCGACGACACCCGCAGCATGTGTGCCCTCGGTCTCGATCAGGCCGGGATTGACCGCGTTGACACGGATACCGCGCGGACCAAGCTCCCTGGACAACACGCCGGTGATGGCGTCCATCGCGCCCTTCGAACCGGTGTAGATGGCGCTGTCCACCGGCAGGATGCGGGTCACGAATGAACTGATGTTGATGATGCTTGCACCGGGCCGCAGATGGGGAACGGTGGCGGCAGTGACCAGCAGCGGGCCCAGCACATTGATGTCGAACTGGTGGCGATAGAGCGCCTCGGTGGTGTCCTCGATCTTCGCGAACCGGTACACGCCCGAGTTGTTCACCACTACATCCAGCCTGCCGAACGCATCCAGGGCCGTGGCCACCAGTGCATCGACCTCGCGCGCGTCACGCACGTCGGCGCGCACCGCCAGCGCCCGACCACCGGCGGCTTCGATATCGGCAACGACCCGTTCGGCGCCCTCCCGGCTCGAGGCGTAGTTGACGACGACGCTGGCGCCGTCGGCCGCCAGGCGGCGGGCAACCGCAGCGCCAATGCCCTTCGAAGCGCCGGTGACCAGCGCGACCTTGTCTTTCAGCGTGTTCATATCAAGCGGATCCAGTTCCAGGGGGAGGCGGTCAGTGCGACCGGGGCCCATGCTGGACCTTTCAAACTTGTATGTGGACTGACACTGATGCACATTTGCCGTACATTTTTGAACGAGCATGATCATGGAATGGGGTGATGTCCGCGTCTTCCTGGCGATCGTGCGGGGCGGGTCTCTGGGTGAGGCCGCGCGTCGCCTTGGTGTCAGCCATCCCACGGTAGGCCGCCGGTTGAAGGCCCTTGAACAGCACGCCCGGCAGCCCCTGCTGCGGCGGACGCGGGACGGGCTGGTCACGACCGATGCCGGTGATGCGGTGCTGGCCCTGGCCGAGGCCATGGAGAACTCCGCCCTGGCCATGGAGCGCCGCCTGGAAGGCAGCCCGGGCCGGCTGGAAGGCATTCTGCGCATTTCGAGCGCGGACTGGTTTGCCTGCCACGTGCTGACGCCCGTGCTCGCCGAACTGGTACGCCGGCATCCGGCGGTGGTTCCGGAACTGATCGCCAGCTATCGACTGCTGGACCTGTCGCGCCGCGATGCCGACGTCGCGTTCCGCATCGTGCCGTTCAGTGAGCCGGACATCGTCCAGCGCCTCGTGATGACCCTGCCCTACGGCCTGTATGGTTCGGTCTCGACCATCGCCCGGCTGCAGGACGACCCCGATTCGGTCGGACTCATCCTGATGAACACCGCGCAGTCGCACTTCCCCGACGTGGAATGGTTGCTGCAGCGGTTTCCGCGTTCGCCGCGCGCATTCACCAGTACCAGTCGCAGTGTCCAGGCGCAGATGTGCCTGCACGGTACCGGTATCGCCGTGCTGCCCCGTGCGTTGGGTGACGCGGTGGCCGGACTGCAGCGCATCGACTCACACGGGACGCCCCCTTCGCGGGGCATCTGGGTGGGCTATCACCAGGATCTGCGCCACATGGACCGTCTGCGTGCCCTGCTGGACATCCTCGATTCGACGCTGCCGCCAACAGGCGCCACCCCCTCGGCAGGGAAACGGACAGCATGATTCCGTTCACGGGCGTTGACCTATGGTCCACCTCACCAGGCCGGCAGGACCGGTCACTGACAGGAGGATGCCATGAGGACCCGACACGTCGTACCTGCTCTGATGGTGGCACTGCTCGCCGTCGCACCGGCCTGGGCGGATCCGCCGCACCACGCCCGCGGAAACGGTCCCCCACCGCACGCAGGCGGGCCGCACAATCGCGACGCACCGCCGCCAGGATGGCAGAAGAAGGCATGGCGGCGCGGCGATCATCTGCCGTGGGCGGAAGTGGATCGTCGCTACTGGGTGGATGACTACGCACGCTACAGGCTGCGTGATCCCGGCCGCGGCCAGCGCTGGGTCCGCCAGAGCGACACCGAGTATCTGCTTGTTGAAATCGCCACCGGCGTGATCGTCGACGCGCTGCGTCGGTGAACGCAGCCCTGGCTGACCCATCGGGCGCAGACGCGCGATGGGTCAGCCCTTCCTGCGCTGCCTGCCGCTGCTGCGTCCAGCGGTGGGCGCTGAAGGGCTAGTTCGGCAGCGCGCGCGCGTTACCGTTTGGCCGCAGATGGAGATGCCCGGTTCCGGTATCCAGCAGGATGTTGAAGTTGCGCAGTGTTTCGCTGCCCAGCGTGCCGTCGGCATTGGATCCATCCTCATCGATGGTGAACGACACCTTGGGCTGTTCCAGTCGCAGCCCGCCCACATCGACCGATGCGATCCGTGCATCGACGGCCCGGATCTTCCTGCCCGCCGAGCCGCTGAACTGTGAGGTACCGATCGTGCGGGTGAACACCTCCTGCAGTCGGTGGCGCGAGCTGTACGCATGACCCAGATCGATGGCGCCGTTGCTGCCGGTGTCCACGAACAGCCAGGCCGCAAGTGTCGAGCCACCCTCACGCAGAAGCACTTCGATGGCGGGCGTATTGTCGATCCAGCGGACGTTCGCGCGGGTGTATCCGTGCAGATCCGGCAACCGGTCGTGCACGTGCAGCAGCTTGCGGTCGTAGTCGATCTCGATGATGCGCCCCGCGAAGAATGTCCAGCCAAGCACGGCGTCGAACGGACGCTTGCCGTAGTCGATCACGGCCGCCCCCATCGTCCGGCGCATGTCTCCCACGACGACCGTGTTGTGGGTACTGTAGTCCACGAAACTCACGCCATCGGAGCCGGTGTTCTCGGAGCGGTCATCGACCTGCATCGACGCGGCCTTGCGGGTGGCAACCGTGACTGCCAGTCCGTCAGCGCCGGTGTCGACAAGAAAGCGCAGCGGTCCTGACTGGTTGATCCGCCCTTCCACATAGATCCGATGATCCTTGTCCTGCTCGAAAGGAAGGGTGATCGTCCCGGCCGCGGCGCGGGGCTGCGGAAGAACAAGCAGCCCCGCAACCAGGGCGACGTACCACGAGCGTATGGACTGGCGCATTGATGGCTTCCAGTGGAGGCAACGGCAGATTGCCGCCTGCCTTGGATGCGGCAGGGGTGCAGAAGGTTTAGACGCCCGCCGCGCTGCCCTCGATGATTCCGGACCGAAGCAAACGGGCGCCCGGCGCCCGCGGCCCCGTGTTGCCATCCGGCGCTGACGTCGGCGACCGCAGCATGCACGGGCCGTTGACGTCGCAATGCCAGACTGCTGGAGCGCGCTCCACCGTGGAGCGCCGTTGGTCGTGCGATCTTGGGGGGATCGGCAATGCCCTACTTCACTGATTCGACCGAGGTGGCCGTCGAGGGTATCGGCGCGGCGCGGCGCATCGGTTGGATGCGGTTCGTCGGCAGCAGCCTGGCGGCGCTGCCCCTGGCGTCCATCCTGCTCGAACGCCAGGATGGTGTGTGGCCATGGACGCTGCTGCTGCTCAACGCGCTGGCATGGCCGACGATCGCTCTGGTCCTCACCCGGCGTTCCCCCGAGCCGGCCGCCACCCAGTTCCGCTGCATGGTGCTCGATTCCTTCCTTGGCGGCGCGTGGATCGCGTTCATCGCCCTCAGCATCGTGCCCAGCGCGCTGTTCACCGCTCTGCTGGTGGCCGACAAGATCGCAGCAGGGGGAGTGCGGCTGGCGCTGCGGGCGACGCTGGCGCTGGTGCTGGGTTTTGGACTCGTCTGGTTCGCGCTGGGCTTCCCCTACCAGCCGACCACCTCGCAACGCAGCATCATGCTGAGCATGCCGTTCCTGTTCGTGTACGGCATCGGCCTCAGCATCCTGAGCTGGCAACTCGCGCGCCGGGTCAAATCACAGAACCGGCAGCTGCGGCGGCTGAGCCGGATGGATCCGCTGGTGGAGCTGGCCAACCGGGGCTTCCTGATCCACCGTGCCCAGCAGGCGCTGGACAAATCCCAGCGCCACGGCGGCATGGCGTGCCTGTTGATGCTGGATGTGGATGACTTCAAGCGCATCAACGACTCGCAGGGGCATCGCGCCGGCGATCAGGTCCTGCGGAATATCGCCACGACACTGCGCGAATTCGCCAGCCCGGCCGATACAGCTGCACGGCTCGGGGGGGATGAGTTCGTCGTGCTGCTGCGCGACTGCGCCGCGTCAGACGCCATGCAGATGGCGGCACGCATCCGGCAACGCCTGCACGAGAACGCACGCCGGACAGGACCGGCGAGCGATTTCAGTGTCAGCATGGGAGTCGCTGCGAGCCCGCGACACGGCAGTGTCGAGGACTGGCTGGCACTGGCCGACCGAGCCCTCTACCACGCCAAGCGGCAAGGCAAGGACACCGCCAGTTTCGCCGAGTAATGGCCGCGTAGCAGCGTCATCCCGGTCGGTCGCGGTCCCGATCCGGATCAGTGCGCCAGGGCGAAATCCAGGCCCGCACAGACCGCCGCGACCTGCGCGTCGTTGCACTCCTGCGGGTGGGTACGCGGACTGTCCGGGTAGACCTCCGTGGTGGTGGCAAAACGCGCATCGGTGAATCCGGCGCAGGCCCCGATCGAGCGCGATTCACCCCATACCACGCCCGGTGACTGCAACGGCAGGCCGACCAGGTTGCCTTCGGCATCGGCCGGGGCGATATGGGTGATCGGCGCCACGGCAGCGATCAGCGCCCGCTGGAATGCCGGTTGCGGGTCTTCGCTGTTGCCGATCACGTAGAAGCCATCGGGAATGGTGTCCCGCTCGAAGGGCTTGCCATCACGGGCGCAACGGGCCGGGTCGAACTCGTGCAGGTCGCTGTCAGTGGTTTCGTGCAGGTCCAGGTGCACCCGGATGTCGGCCTTGCGCCCGGCCACCCAGCGCATCAGCGAGGCGGCTTCCTCGATCAGGCCGCCGTCGCGGAAGCTGCGGTTCGGGTCCAGGGCAGCGGGGTTCCAGCGCTGGATGCGCTCATAGCCCCACGGACTCACGCAGGGGGCCACGATCAGGTTCAGACGCCCCAGGTAGCGCTCGGCCTGCTGCTCCAGGAACTGCAGGGCACCGTGTACGCCGCTGGTCTCATATCCATGCACGCCGCCGGTAACCAGCGCCGTCGGCAGTGCCGAGTTCCAGTCGTGGTTGACCACGGCGAACAGGGGATAGTGGTCCGGCGCGTAATCGAGCTGCCCGTACTGGATCACGTCGAAACGCTCGTCCAGGCGTTCCAGCGCCGCCACCACATCGTCATGGTAGCTGCGCTGGCGTTGCTGGCGGGCCCGCCACTGCGCGCGTTCCGGATCGCCCCAGGGCTGTCCGGGGGTGCCGATCGGGTAGAACTGCGCAACAGTCATGGGTGCTCCAGAGGTCGAACGTGGTGAGTGCAGCCGGTCATTCTAAGCCTTGTGGCGCCTGCGGGCCCGCCCACCCGTCCCGCCCTTCATCCAGCCAGGCTCATCTGGCTGTAAAATCAACGGTTTTTGGCCCCTCACCCCTTGATGGCGAACGCAGCGCAGACGGTCCTGGGTGGACCGGATTTCCTTCGCCTGCTCGCCCGTCTCAGCGACGGCGCGATGCCGGCCACCAGTCCCGTCCTGACCGATCGCCTCGGTCAGTGGGTGGACTGGAGCCGTGCTGTCGCGCTGTCGACGGCACTGGGCGGACGCGTGCCTGCAGCGGCGGACGCGGGCGAGGCGATGGACGACCTGCTGGCCGACTGCGAGCAGGCCCATGCCAGCCTGCTGGCGTCGATTCGTGACGACGCCGAAGCCGAGCGCCTGCTCGATCTGGCCGAGGCGGCCGCCACACCCACCTTTGCCTCGTTGCGGCAGCGCTACCGGGTGCTGCAGCAGGCCATCCAGACCGCGACCGGACGCCTGCGCGGACGCCTCCGTGACCAGTTGCTGCGGGCCTCGCCCGATTTGGCGCGGCTGGCCGAGATCGACGCCGTGATGGAGCAGACCCTCAGCCCGCGCGAGCACAGCCTGCTGGCCATCGCCCCGGCAGTGCTGGGCACCCGCTTCGACCGCGTGCATGGCCAGCCTGGCTGGCGCACCGCATTCCGCCATGACATGCGCTCGCTGCTGCTTGCCGAGCTGCAGCTGCGCTTCCACCCGATCGAGGGGCTGCTGGCAGCCCTGCGCTCCCACTGACCCGGAACACCATGTCCAGAACTGCTTTCCCTGTCGTTGTCTTCCTTGTCGGCCTGCTGGCCGTGTGCTGGATCGGCATCGGCTACGTTTCGGTGCACCCGTTGGGTGCAGCGGTCGCGGCGGTCATTGCCGCCTGCTACATCGCCGGTGGTGTGGAGCTGTACCGCTATCGCCAGGCCAGCGCGGGCCTGCGCGATGCCCTGGGCGATCTGTCCGCCGCCGAGGAGCGCCTGGCACCCTGGCTGGAGCGCGTGCCGGCAAGCCTGCGCAATGCCGTGCGCCTGCGCGTGGAAGGTGAGCGCACCGCCCTGCCCGGCCCGGTCCTGACACCGTACCTGGTCGGCCTGCTGGTGCTGCTGGGCATGCTCGGCACCCTGCTGGGCATGATGGACACCCTGCGCGGCACTGGCCTCGCCCTGCAGAGCGCCACCGACATGGCCGCCATCCGCGGCTCGCTGGCATCCCCGGTACAGGGCCTGGCCGTCGCCTTCGGTACGTCGATTGCCGGTGTCGCCAGTTCGGCCATGCTGGGGCTGCTTTCGGCGCTGTTGCGCCGGGATCGCCTGCAGGCCGTGCAGCAGCTCGACCGTGCCATCTCCGGCCCGCTGCACCCGTATTCGCAGGCGTGGCAACGCGCCGAATCCCTGCGACTGCTGCAGGCGCAGTCCGCAGCGCTGCCGGCCCTGGTCGACCGCCTGCAGGCGATGACCGGTGCCTTCGAGCAGCACAGCCTGGCGGCCAACGAACGGCTGCTGGCCGGCCAGGCCGAGTTCCTCAGCCAGAGCCAGGCGCTGCAGGAGCGCCTGGCGGCCTCCCTCCAGCAATCGCTGCGCGAAGGCGCCGAAGCCAGCGCAGCGGCCATCGGCGGTGCCCTGCAGCCGATGGCGGAAACCACGCTGGCTGGCCTGGCCAGCCACGGCCAGGCCCTGCATGCGCGCGTTGAACAGGCGGTGCAGCAGCAGCTGGCCGGGCTGGCGGACGGCTTCGAGCGCAGCCGCGTATCGACTGAAGCCAGCTGGACGCGGGTGATGGCCGAACAGGCCCAGGCACAGCAGGCGCTGGTGACCGACCTTCGCCAGCATCTGCAGGCCTTCAGCGATGCCCAGGGTGCACACGGCGAAGCAGTGGTGGCACGCATCGGCGAACGGCTGCAGGCGGATGCCGACCGCCAGACCGACGCGTGGCGCACTGCGGCCGACCAGCAGCATGCGCTCAACACCACGCTGGTCGAGCGCCAGCAGCAGGCACTGGAGGCGGTCAGTCAGCATCTGGACGAACGGGCCCAGTCGCTGCTTCACGCGCTTGAAGAACGTCATGCAGCCAGCCAGTCGCTGCTGCAGGACCACGAGCAGCAGCGCCAGGCGCGCTGGGAGGCCGCCAGCACCCATCTGCAACAGGCCCACGCCGCGCTGCAGGCACAACTGCAGGCCGGTGACGAACAGCGCCTGCAACGCTGGAGCGACGCGCTGCACACCCTGTCGAACGATCTGGCCGAACGCCTGCACGCCAATGGAGAACGCCTGGCTGCGCAGCAGCAGCAGATCTGCGACACGCTGGCGGAGACCGCGCAGCAGATCGGCGAGAACGGCCGTGCCCAGGCCAGCGCCACGCTCGCGGAAGTCTCGACCCTGCTGCAGACGGCTGCCGCCGCACCGAAGGCCGCTGCCGACGTCATCAACGAGCTGCGCAGCACGCTCTCCGAGAGTCTGGTGCGCGACAACGCGATGCTGGAGGAGCGCGGCCGCCTGCTGGCGACGGTGCAGACCCTGCTGGATGCGATCAACCATGCCTCGCATGAACAACGCAGCGCGGTCGATGCACTGGTGGGCGGCTCGGCGGAACTGCTGGAGCGCGTCGGCAACCGCTTCACCGACCACATCGCGGCCGAAACCGGCAAGCTCGACGGCATCGCTGCACTGCTGGATGGCAGCGCCACTGAAGTCGGCCACCTCGCCGGCGCCTTCGGCGACGCCGTGGCCCAGTTCGGCGCCGCATCGGCCGAGCTGTCGGGCCGGCTGGAACAGATCGGTGGCGCGCTGGATGCCTCGCTGGCCCGCAGCGACGAGCAGTTGGCCTATTACGTGGCGCAGGCGCGTGAGGTGGTCGACCTGAGCCTGCTGTCGCAGAAACAGGTGATGGAGGAGCTGCAACAGTTGGCCGCGCGCCGCGGCAAGGCCGGCACCGCATGAGCGACGAGCTGGAGGTCGACGGCGGTTCGCACGCGCCGATCTGGGCGGCATTCGGCGACCTGATGTCGGTACTGCTCGGCGCGTTCGTGCTGATCCTGGTCGGCGTGGTAGCGGTCCAGCTGGAACTCTCGCAGCGGCTGGAGGATGAAGTCAGGCAGCGCCAGGCCGAAGCCAAGCGCCTGCAGACGCTGGAGCAGGCACTGGCCGGCCCGCTGGCGGCGGGCCGGGTGACGCTGGTCGATGGCCGCATCGGCATCAGCGGCAATGTGCTGTTCGCCCTCAATTCAGACCAGCTGCAGCCGGAGGGCCAGGAGCTGCTGCGCAGCCTGGCCGCACCGCTGGCTGCCTACCTGGGCAGCCGCGAAGAGATCCTGATGGT harbors:
- a CDS encoding MFS transporter, with amino-acid sequence MNLPADAAGPVSPYPRRWMALAVLLTGTLLPPLDFFIVNVALPAIRVDLHAPPDVSQLVISVYATAYAVTLILGGRLGDIYGRKRVFIAGMLGFGLASALCGLAPAAEVLVAGRLLQGMSAALMAPQSLASIHALFPDSEKRRALGLYGATFGLASVGGQLLGGVLVTADLWGTGWRSVFLINLPIIAAAVPAAFVLLRESHARQGARLDAVGAVALAASLLALVVPIIEGRQRQWPWWCVGLLLASGPLLLLFWRHEQRCVGRGQMPLVLPSLLQIRGLRRSLSATFFFYALAAFFLVFAVYQQSALGRSSASAGLAILPLGLGFLLGPLCGSAFRRLAAQGASHGMVMEVAGLLAVATLALLDMPSWLPLPLFLIGAGQGIALPALVKQSVDHVDARHAGLAAGIVSATLQISAALSVALVGGVFFAVAPDTATPAEVRTAFVVASLVIAASLAIAAGLAWRRG
- a CDS encoding glucose 1-dehydrogenase; amino-acid sequence: MNTLKDKVALVTGASKGIGAAVARRLAADGASVVVNYASSREGAERVVADIEAAGGRALAVRADVRDAREVDALVATALDAFGRLDVVVNNSGVYRFAKIEDTTEALYRHQFDINVLGPLLVTAATVPHLRPGASIINISSFVTRILPVDSAIYTGSKGAMDAITGVLSRELGPRGIRVNAVNPGLIETEGTHAAGVVDSGFQAWNLAQTPLGRTGQVLDVAPIVAFLASDDARWMSGDTLLASGGMR
- a CDS encoding LysR family transcriptional regulator — protein: MIMEWGDVRVFLAIVRGGSLGEAARRLGVSHPTVGRRLKALEQHARQPLLRRTRDGLVTTDAGDAVLALAEAMENSALAMERRLEGSPGRLEGILRISSADWFACHVLTPVLAELVRRHPAVVPELIASYRLLDLSRRDADVAFRIVPFSEPDIVQRLVMTLPYGLYGSVSTIARLQDDPDSVGLILMNTAQSHFPDVEWLLQRFPRSPRAFTSTSRSVQAQMCLHGTGIAVLPRALGDAVAGLQRIDSHGTPPSRGIWVGYHQDLRHMDRLRALLDILDSTLPPTGATPSAGKRTA
- a CDS encoding RcnB family protein, translated to MRTRHVVPALMVALLAVAPAWADPPHHARGNGPPPHAGGPHNRDAPPPGWQKKAWRRGDHLPWAEVDRRYWVDDYARYRLRDPGRGQRWVRQSDTEYLLVEIATGVIVDALRR
- a CDS encoding retropepsin-like aspartic protease — translated: MRQSIRSWYVALVAGLLVLPQPRAAAGTITLPFEQDKDHRIYVEGRINQSGPLRFLVDTGADGLAVTVATRKAASMQVDDRSENTGSDGVSFVDYSTHNTVVVGDMRRTMGAAVIDYGKRPFDAVLGWTFFAGRIIEIDYDRKLLHVHDRLPDLHGYTRANVRWIDNTPAIEVLLREGGSTLAAWLFVDTGSNGAIDLGHAYSSRHRLQEVFTRTIGTSQFSGSAGRKIRAVDARIASVDVGGLRLEQPKVSFTIDEDGSNADGTLGSETLRNFNILLDTGTGHLHLRPNGNARALPN
- a CDS encoding sensor domain-containing diguanylate cyclase produces the protein MPYFTDSTEVAVEGIGAARRIGWMRFVGSSLAALPLASILLERQDGVWPWTLLLLNALAWPTIALVLTRRSPEPAATQFRCMVLDSFLGGAWIAFIALSIVPSALFTALLVADKIAAGGVRLALRATLALVLGFGLVWFALGFPYQPTTSQRSIMLSMPFLFVYGIGLSILSWQLARRVKSQNRQLRRLSRMDPLVELANRGFLIHRAQQALDKSQRHGGMACLLMLDVDDFKRINDSQGHRAGDQVLRNIATTLREFASPADTAARLGGDEFVVLLRDCAASDAMQMAARIRQRLHENARRTGPASDFSVSMGVAASPRHGSVEDWLALADRALYHAKRQGKDTASFAE
- a CDS encoding M14 family metallopeptidase yields the protein MTVAQFYPIGTPGQPWGDPERAQWRARQQRQRSYHDDVVAALERLDERFDVIQYGQLDYAPDHYPLFAVVNHDWNSALPTALVTGGVHGYETSGVHGALQFLEQQAERYLGRLNLIVAPCVSPWGYERIQRWNPAALDPNRSFRDGGLIEEAASLMRWVAGRKADIRVHLDLHETTDSDLHEFDPARCARDGKPFERDTIPDGFYVIGNSEDPQPAFQRALIAAVAPITHIAPADAEGNLVGLPLQSPGVVWGESRSIGACAGFTDARFATTTEVYPDSPRTHPQECNDAQVAAVCAGLDFALAH
- a CDS encoding DUF3348 family protein, whose protein sequence is MANAAQTVLGGPDFLRLLARLSDGAMPATSPVLTDRLGQWVDWSRAVALSTALGGRVPAAADAGEAMDDLLADCEQAHASLLASIRDDAEAERLLDLAEAAATPTFASLRQRYRVLQQAIQTATGRLRGRLRDQLLRASPDLARLAEIDAVMEQTLSPREHSLLAIAPAVLGTRFDRVHGQPGWRTAFRHDMRSLLLAELQLRFHPIEGLLAALRSH
- a CDS encoding DUF802 domain-containing protein; this encodes MSRTAFPVVVFLVGLLAVCWIGIGYVSVHPLGAAVAAVIAACYIAGGVELYRYRQASAGLRDALGDLSAAEERLAPWLERVPASLRNAVRLRVEGERTALPGPVLTPYLVGLLVLLGMLGTLLGMMDTLRGTGLALQSATDMAAIRGSLASPVQGLAVAFGTSIAGVASSAMLGLLSALLRRDRLQAVQQLDRAISGPLHPYSQAWQRAESLRLLQAQSAALPALVDRLQAMTGAFEQHSLAANERLLAGQAEFLSQSQALQERLAASLQQSLREGAEASAAAIGGALQPMAETTLAGLASHGQALHARVEQAVQQQLAGLADGFERSRVSTEASWTRVMAEQAQAQQALVTDLRQHLQAFSDAQGAHGEAVVARIGERLQADADRQTDAWRTAADQQHALNTTLVERQQQALEAVSQHLDERAQSLLHALEERHAASQSLLQDHEQQRQARWEAASTHLQQAHAALQAQLQAGDEQRLQRWSDALHTLSNDLAERLHANGERLAAQQQQICDTLAETAQQIGENGRAQASATLAEVSTLLQTAAAAPKAAADVINELRSTLSESLVRDNAMLEERGRLLATVQTLLDAINHASHEQRSAVDALVGGSAELLERVGNRFTDHIAAETGKLDGIAALLDGSATEVGHLAGAFGDAVAQFGAASAELSGRLEQIGGALDASLARSDEQLAYYVAQAREVVDLSLLSQKQVMEELQQLAARRGKAGTA
- a CDS encoding OmpA family protein — protein: MSDELEVDGGSHAPIWAAFGDLMSVLLGAFVLILVGVVAVQLELSQRLEDEVRQRQAEAKRLQTLEQALAGPLAAGRVTLVDGRIGISGNVLFALNSDQLQPEGQELLRSLAAPLAAYLGSREEILMVSGFTDDAPVREGNRRFADNWELSAQRSLTVTRTLIADGVPADAVFAAAFGSEQPVSSNASEDGRARNRRVEIAPIPRPRAPDGR